One part of the Osmerus mordax isolate fOsmMor3 chromosome 18, fOsmMor3.pri, whole genome shotgun sequence genome encodes these proteins:
- the LOC136962678 gene encoding small ribosomal subunit protein eS19-like isoform X1, with product MGKYNKKQQTHRSFQLICGRRRKWIVSAREMPGVTVKDVNQQEFVRALSAFLKKSGKLKVPEWVDTVKLAKHKELAPCDDNWFYTRVASTARHLYLRGGVGVGSTIKIYGGRQRNGVCHAHFSVGSRNVARKVLQALEGVKMVERDPNGTWCYGDHEIHRGLSSSVSLTSLVSPSGHQAALVSHVAARGQGHCLNVAVEGGGSAQFDQHDVTVQVLAVVAGVLDDHG from the exons ATGGGGAAATACAACAAAAAGCAACAAACCCACCGAAGCTTTCAGCTCATTTGCGGTCGCAGGCGAAAGTGGATAGTAAGCGCACGTGAG ATGCCGGGTGTCACAGTGAAAGACGTCAACCAGCAAGAGTTTGTCCGAGCCTTGTCAGCATTTCTCAAGAA GTCTGGAAAATTGAAAGTTCCAGAATGGGTGGACACAGTCAAGTTGGCTAAGCACAAGGAGCTAGCCCCCTGTGATGACAACTGGTTCTACACCAGAGTAG CGTCCACAGCGCGCCACCTGTACCTGCGTGGAGGCGTAGGAGTGGGCTCCACGATCAAGATCTACGGAGGACGTCAGAGGAACGGGGTCTGCCACGCCCACTTCAGCGTGGGGTCCAGGAACGTCGCGCGCAAGGTTCTCCAAGCTCTCGAGGGTGTGAAGATGGTGGAAAGGGATCCCAACGG GACCTGGTGTTATGGAGATCATGAAATCCATCGCGGGCTGTCTAGTTCCGTGTCGTTAACCTCTCT TGTTTCCCCATCCGGACACCAAGCAGCTCTCGTCAGCCACGTCGCAGCGCGAGGCCAAGGCCACTGTCTGAACGTAGCTGTTGAGGGTGGCGGGTCGGCTCAGTTTGATCAGCATGATGTCACTGTCCAGGTTCTGGCTGTTGTAGCGGGGGTGCTTGATGACCACGGCTGA
- the LOC136962678 gene encoding small ribosomal subunit protein eS19-like isoform X2, whose product MPGVTVKDVNQQEFVRALSAFLKKSGKLKVPEWVDTVKLAKHKELAPCDDNWFYTRVASTARHLYLRGGVGVGSTIKIYGGRQRNGVCHAHFSVGSRNVARKVLQALEGVKMVERDPNGTWCYGDHEIHRGLSSSVSLTSLVSPSGHQAALVSHVAARGQGHCLNVAVEGGGSAQFDQHDVTVQVLAVVAGVLDDHG is encoded by the exons ATGCCGGGTGTCACAGTGAAAGACGTCAACCAGCAAGAGTTTGTCCGAGCCTTGTCAGCATTTCTCAAGAA GTCTGGAAAATTGAAAGTTCCAGAATGGGTGGACACAGTCAAGTTGGCTAAGCACAAGGAGCTAGCCCCCTGTGATGACAACTGGTTCTACACCAGAGTAG CGTCCACAGCGCGCCACCTGTACCTGCGTGGAGGCGTAGGAGTGGGCTCCACGATCAAGATCTACGGAGGACGTCAGAGGAACGGGGTCTGCCACGCCCACTTCAGCGTGGGGTCCAGGAACGTCGCGCGCAAGGTTCTCCAAGCTCTCGAGGGTGTGAAGATGGTGGAAAGGGATCCCAACGG GACCTGGTGTTATGGAGATCATGAAATCCATCGCGGGCTGTCTAGTTCCGTGTCGTTAACCTCTCT TGTTTCCCCATCCGGACACCAAGCAGCTCTCGTCAGCCACGTCGCAGCGCGAGGCCAAGGCCACTGTCTGAACGTAGCTGTTGAGGGTGGCGGGTCGGCTCAGTTTGATCAGCATGATGTCACTGTCCAGGTTCTGGCTGTTGTAGCGGGGGTGCTTGATGACCACGGCTGA
- the LOC136962678 gene encoding small ribosomal subunit protein eS19-like isoform X3: MGKYNKKQQTHRSFQLICGRRRKWIVSAREMPGVTVKDVNQQEFVRALSAFLKKSGKLKVPEWVDTVKLAKHKELAPCDDNWFYTRVASTARHLYLRGGVGVGSTIKIYGGRQRNGVCHAHFSVGSRNVARKVLQALEGVKMVERDPNGTWCYGDHEIHRGLSSSVSLTSLFWLL, translated from the exons ATGGGGAAATACAACAAAAAGCAACAAACCCACCGAAGCTTTCAGCTCATTTGCGGTCGCAGGCGAAAGTGGATAGTAAGCGCACGTGAG ATGCCGGGTGTCACAGTGAAAGACGTCAACCAGCAAGAGTTTGTCCGAGCCTTGTCAGCATTTCTCAAGAA GTCTGGAAAATTGAAAGTTCCAGAATGGGTGGACACAGTCAAGTTGGCTAAGCACAAGGAGCTAGCCCCCTGTGATGACAACTGGTTCTACACCAGAGTAG CGTCCACAGCGCGCCACCTGTACCTGCGTGGAGGCGTAGGAGTGGGCTCCACGATCAAGATCTACGGAGGACGTCAGAGGAACGGGGTCTGCCACGCCCACTTCAGCGTGGGGTCCAGGAACGTCGCGCGCAAGGTTCTCCAAGCTCTCGAGGGTGTGAAGATGGTGGAAAGGGATCCCAACGG GACCTGGTGTTATGGAGATCATGAAATCCATCGCGGGCTGTCTAGTTCCGTGTCGTTAACCTCTCT GTTCTGGCTGTTGTAG
- the LOC136962678 gene encoding small ribosomal subunit protein eS19-like isoform X4 — MGKYNKKQQTHRSFQLICGRRRKWIVSAREMPGVTVKDVNQQEFVRALSAFLKKSGKLKVPEWVDTVKLAKHKELAPCDDNWFYTRVASTARHLYLRGGVGVGSTIKIYGGRQRNGVCHAHFSVGSRNVARKVLQALEGVKMVERDPNGGRRLTAQGQRDLDRIAGQDLVLWRS, encoded by the exons ATGGGGAAATACAACAAAAAGCAACAAACCCACCGAAGCTTTCAGCTCATTTGCGGTCGCAGGCGAAAGTGGATAGTAAGCGCACGTGAG ATGCCGGGTGTCACAGTGAAAGACGTCAACCAGCAAGAGTTTGTCCGAGCCTTGTCAGCATTTCTCAAGAA GTCTGGAAAATTGAAAGTTCCAGAATGGGTGGACACAGTCAAGTTGGCTAAGCACAAGGAGCTAGCCCCCTGTGATGACAACTGGTTCTACACCAGAGTAG CGTCCACAGCGCGCCACCTGTACCTGCGTGGAGGCGTAGGAGTGGGCTCCACGATCAAGATCTACGGAGGACGTCAGAGGAACGGGGTCTGCCACGCCCACTTCAGCGTGGGGTCCAGGAACGTCGCGCGCAAGGTTCTCCAAGCTCTCGAGGGTGTGAAGATGGTGGAAAGGGATCCCAACGG AGGCAGAAGGCTTACTGCTCAGGGTCAAAGAGACCTGGACAGAATTGCTGGTCAG GACCTGGTGTTATGGAGATCATGA
- the LOC136962679 gene encoding trypsin-1-like: MIDRRICKNAYPHLFTDTMICSGFMHGGASSCQGDSGGPLVCNGELQGVVSWGYECAMPGHPSVYARVCQFTSWIRSTMSSN; encoded by the exons ATGATCGATCGTAGGATCTGCAAGAACGCCTACCCCCATCTGTTTACAGACACCATGATCTGCTCCGGATTCATGCATGGGGGAGCTAGCAGCTGCCAG GGTGACTCTGGCGGCCCCCTGGTGTGTAACGGAGAGCTGCAGGGTGTCGTTTCCTGGGGTTACGAATGCGCCATGCCTGGACACCCCAGCGTGTACGCCCGCGTGTGCCAGTTCACCAGCTGGATCCGAAGCACCATGAGCAGcaactaa